The DNA window GTGAACGCTGATTGAAGTCAGCTTGAGAGACGACGCGCGGTCTGTGCATCCTCAACGGTGGCGAAGACGCTGTCTTCGTGCTCGGCGAGTTTGGCAACACGGCGAACGTGACGTCCGCCGGTGAAGGGCGTCACCAGGAAGGTCTCTGCGACGCGGAAGAGCGTCCGTTCGCCGACGAGGTCGGTCCCGACGCACAGCACGTTGCAGTGATTGTGCTCGCGTGCGATGCGTGCGGTGATCTCGTCGTGGCACGTGGCAGCGCGGATGCCGGGGACTTTGTTGGCCGCGATGCCCATCCCGATGCCGCTGCCGTCGAGCAGGATGGCGGCGTCGTACTCGCCGGAGGCGACCAGCCGTGCGACGGGAATCGCATAGTCCGGATAATCGCAACCGCGCGAGCCGTCATCGCAGCCAAAGTCATCGACGGCTTCCAGCCCTTCGACGTCGCAGCCGACACCCGAGAGCCGCTCGATCAGTCGCATTTTTGCCGCGTAGCCGCGGTGGTCGCTTGCAAGGGCGACACGGCGCAGGCGTGGAGATGCCTCGGCAGTGAGTGAGGCTGCAATTCGGTGAGGAGGCAAGGAATCCTGAACATCGGCCGCCCCACCACGGGTCTTGAGCACGGACTGGCCGTCAGTGGCGCTTCGCGGGTATCCGTCGCTCATGGAGATCCTTCCTGCCGTTGCCTCTTCCTTCGGCCGCGGCTCCGATCCGCTGCCGACCCACGCGATTGGGGACGCGTGGCACGGGGCAATCTACCGCATCGGCAGCCATCTGTAAAAGACGACTCTTCGGCCGTTGTATGCGATACCGGGCGCGCACATGCGACAACGTGACAGCAAAAGTGCCGCTGGAACTGTTTAGGAGGGTTTTTGATCGGTCGAACCGACGGGTCGCATCAGGAGCCGCTGCTGCAGCGAGCGTGTCATTACCTGGCAAGATCACAGAGCAGCGAGGCGGTCGTCAACGAGCGTTTCGAGCTTTTCTGCAAGACGCATGTAGGTCGACGCGTCGGCACCGATCGGGTCTTCGATGTCCCCGTCCGGATCCAGCAGGACGAGCTTGTCGGCTGCTGATGGCACCAGCCCGAGGACGCCCTGACGATGGGCGGCGGTCATGGCGATGATCAGGTCCGCCCGGTGGATCATCGCGACATCGAGCGGGCTGCTGCGATGGCCCGACAGGTCGCCGCCGAGCGACTGGACTGCATCGGCAGCAGCGGGTGTGGCACGCATGCCGGGCATCGCCCCGGTGCCTGCCGAGATGACTTCGTACCCGGCCTCGCCAAGAGCTTTCGGATCGACGCCGATCTTCTTGGCCAGGACCTTCTTGCCGAGCGCCATCGCCATCGGGCTCCGACAAGTGTTGCCGCTGCAGACGAAGAGGACAGTTGTCCGCAGCAGCCGCTCAATGATCCGGCGGTCGTAGATGCCTTCGCGGACGACGTTCCAAGTCGAGCCGTCGGCCTCGACGTGCACGACGGTGCTCGGCCTGGCGTACCGCGTCGGGCCAGCGTCGTAGGCGACGGCGACGCCGAGCTCGTCCAGGCCTGCCGACTCCGGCGGACGCGACGCTTCGCCGCCACGCGGCAGCCCCGCACGCGTCAACACTGCGGGCTGTCCGGCACGCCGGAGGACGGTCGACGTGAACGGATCGTCAGGACAACGCAGCGTGATTCGACTGTCGGCATCGAAGAGATCTGACGTCGACAGGCCGAGCTGGTCTGCAGCAGATTGAGCTTTCGTGGCGTCAATCTGAAAGCCGATGGCCACGGGTCCGGGCCAGAGCTTGCGGACGAGCTTCCGGCTGTCGTCGGTCAGCTCAACGCCGAATGCGTCCAGATCGTCAGCAGAGCCGAGGTGGGGCGTCATCGGCGCTTTGGCGTCGCGACGAAGCTTGGCCAGATCGTCCGACGCACCGGGTTTGGCGGCCAGGCCGTAAACGGTCTCGGTCGGGACGCAGACCAGCTTGCCGTCGGACAACAACCCCGCGGCCTCTTCGACGGCCTGGTGCAAATCGAGCGTGTAGTCGTTGAGGTCAACGCGGCGAACGGACATAAGCGGTGAAAAACGTAGGGTGGGCCCCGGCCCACCTCCGGATGCAGCGGCTTTGAGAGCACGCCCAGACGGTGGGCCCGGGCCCACCCTACGCAGATTGCTCGATGCGTGCGGAGTACGAATTCCGTCGCATCAATAAGCTGCCGTCTCTCGCAGCGCCTTGCCGATCCGGGCGGCGTCGGGCAGGTAGTCGTTCTCGAGCTTGTAGTACGGC is part of the Planctomycetota bacterium genome and encodes:
- a CDS encoding Sua5/YciO/YrdC/YwlC family protein, with amino-acid sequence MSVRRVDLNDYTLDLHQAVEEAAGLLSDGKLVCVPTETVYGLAAKPGASDDLAKLRRDAKAPMTPHLGSADDLDAFGVELTDDSRKLVRKLWPGPVAIGFQIDATKAQSAADQLGLSTSDLFDADSRITLRCPDDPFTSTVLRRAGQPAVLTRAGLPRGGEASRPPESAGLDELGVAVAYDAGPTRYARPSTVVHVEADGSTWNVVREGIYDRRIIERLLRTTVLFVCSGNTCRSPMAMALGKKVLAKKIGVDPKALGEAGYEVISAGTGAMPGMRATPAAADAVQSLGGDLSGHRSSPLDVAMIHRADLIIAMTAAHRQGVLGLVPSAADKLVLLDPDGDIEDPIGADASTYMRLAEKLETLVDDRLAAL
- a CDS encoding RpiB/LacA/LacB family sugar-phosphate isomerase; the encoded protein is MPPHRIAASLTAEASPRLRRVALASDHRGYAAKMRLIERLSGVGCDVEGLEAVDDFGCDDGSRGCDYPDYAIPVARLVASGEYDAAILLDGSGIGMGIAANKVPGIRAATCHDEITARIAREHNHCNVLCVGTDLVGERTLFRVAETFLVTPFTGGRHVRRVAKLAEHEDSVFATVEDAQTARRLSS